A single genomic interval of Streptomyces showdoensis harbors:
- a CDS encoding CGNR zinc finger domain-containing protein: MTVHDPRPLVGEPVSLDLLNTRWMADGVRQDLLTGVEGLGVWLGSNGLDGRFRADAATLRHTLAAREALGGLVDRPGDPGATAEVDAVLGHGRIRATLTLEGPGEEAEFADLAWGPGWTAARDYLDLLRANPERIRKCAHEACILHFFDTSRNGTRRWCSMAACGNRAKASRHYARTKDN; the protein is encoded by the coding sequence ATGACCGTTCACGACCCGCGGCCCCTCGTCGGCGAGCCCGTCTCCCTCGACCTGCTCAACACCCGCTGGATGGCCGACGGCGTACGGCAGGACCTGCTCACCGGCGTCGAGGGGCTCGGCGTCTGGCTCGGCTCGAACGGGCTCGACGGCCGGTTCCGCGCCGACGCGGCCACCCTGCGGCACACCCTCGCCGCGCGGGAGGCGCTCGGCGGCCTGGTCGACCGACCCGGCGACCCGGGGGCCACCGCCGAGGTCGACGCGGTCCTCGGACACGGCCGGATCCGGGCCACGCTCACCCTCGAAGGGCCGGGCGAGGAGGCCGAGTTCGCGGACCTCGCCTGGGGGCCGGGGTGGACCGCCGCCCGCGACTACCTCGACCTGCTGCGGGCGAATCCGGAACGCATCCGCAAGTGCGCCCACGAGGCGTGCATCCTGCACTTCTTCGACACCTCGCGGAACGGCACCCGCCGCTGGTGCTCGATGGCGGCCTGCGGCAACCGGGCCAAGGCCTCGCGCCACTATGCCCGTACAAAGGACAACTAG
- the pepN gene encoding aminopeptidase N — protein MPGTNLTREEAAQRAKLLSVDAYEVDLDLTGAQEGGTYRSVTTVRFDSAEAGAETFIDLVAPAVHEVVLNGHALDVAAVFRDSRIALPRLVQGRNELKVVADCAYTNTGEGLHRFVDPVDGQAYLYTQFEVPDARRVFASFEQPDLKATFQFTVKAPSGWSVISNSPTPEPKDDVWVFEPTPRISTYITALIVGPYHSVHSTYEGPDGQVVPLGIYCRPSLAEFLDADHIFDVTRQGFGWFQEKFAYDYPFAKYDQLFVPEFNAGAMENAGAVTIRDQYVFRSKVTDAAYERRAETILHELAHMWFGDLVTMEWWNDLWLNESFATYTSVACQASVEGTRWPNAWTTFANAEKTWAYRQDQLPSTHPIMAEINDLEDVLVNFDGITYAKGASVLKQLVAYVGQDEFFKGVQAYFKAHAFGNTRLTDLLGALEETSGRDLKAWSKAWLETAGINVLRPEIETDENGSITSFAVRQTAPALPAGAKGEAVLRPHRIAIGFYDLDAAGKLVRTERVELDIEAAELTSVPQLAGKTRPAVVLLNDDDLSYAKVRLDEVSLKNVTAHLGDFTESLPRALCWASAWDMTRDGELATRDYLALVLSGIAKETDIGVVQSLQGQVKAALDLYAAPEWRAEGLARWGAFSQEQLRAAAPGSDHQLAWARAFAATAREDAELDVLAGLLSGDVTVDGLAVDTELRWAFVQRLAATGRFDEPEIAAELERDRTAAGERHAATARAARPTEAAKAEAWAAVVEGDTLANAVQEAVIGGFVQADQRELIAPYTEKYFASIKGISETRSHEIVQQIVVGLYPSLQVSQATLDATDAWISANDPAPALRRMVTESRAGVERALKAQAADAAAA, from the coding sequence GTGCCTGGCACAAACCTGACCCGTGAAGAGGCGGCGCAGCGGGCGAAGCTGCTGTCCGTGGACGCGTACGAGGTCGACCTCGACCTCACCGGTGCGCAGGAGGGCGGCACCTACCGGTCCGTCACCACCGTCCGCTTCGATTCCGCCGAGGCCGGGGCCGAGACCTTCATCGATCTCGTCGCCCCCGCCGTCCACGAGGTCGTGCTCAACGGGCACGCCCTCGACGTCGCCGCCGTCTTCCGGGACTCCCGGATCGCGCTCCCGCGCCTCGTCCAGGGTCGCAACGAGCTGAAGGTCGTCGCCGACTGCGCGTACACCAACACCGGTGAGGGCCTGCACCGGTTCGTCGACCCGGTCGACGGCCAGGCCTACCTCTACACGCAGTTCGAGGTGCCGGACGCCCGCCGCGTCTTCGCCTCCTTCGAGCAGCCCGACCTCAAGGCGACCTTCCAGTTCACCGTGAAGGCCCCGTCCGGCTGGTCGGTCATCTCCAACTCCCCCACGCCGGAGCCCAAGGACGACGTGTGGGTCTTCGAGCCGACCCCGCGCATCTCCACGTACATCACCGCGCTGATCGTCGGCCCGTACCACTCGGTGCACTCGACGTACGAGGGCCCCGACGGCCAGGTCGTGCCGCTGGGCATCTACTGCCGTCCGTCGCTGGCGGAGTTCCTCGACGCGGACCACATCTTCGACGTGACCCGCCAGGGCTTCGGCTGGTTCCAGGAGAAGTTCGCGTACGACTACCCGTTCGCCAAGTACGACCAGCTGTTCGTGCCGGAGTTCAACGCGGGCGCGATGGAGAACGCGGGCGCGGTCACCATCCGCGACCAGTACGTCTTCCGCTCGAAGGTGACGGACGCCGCGTACGAGCGCCGCGCCGAGACCATCCTGCACGAGCTCGCCCACATGTGGTTCGGCGACCTCGTCACCATGGAGTGGTGGAACGACCTGTGGCTGAACGAGTCGTTCGCCACCTACACCTCGGTCGCCTGCCAGGCCTCCGTCGAGGGCACCCGCTGGCCCAACGCCTGGACCACCTTCGCCAACGCGGAGAAGACCTGGGCCTACCGCCAGGACCAGCTGCCGTCGACGCACCCGATCATGGCGGAGATCAACGACCTGGAGGACGTGCTCGTCAACTTCGACGGGATCACGTACGCCAAGGGCGCCTCCGTCCTGAAGCAGCTCGTCGCCTACGTCGGCCAGGACGAGTTCTTCAAGGGCGTGCAGGCCTACTTCAAGGCCCACGCCTTCGGCAACACCCGTCTGACGGACCTGCTGGGCGCCCTGGAGGAGACCTCCGGGCGTGACCTGAAGGCCTGGTCGAAGGCGTGGCTGGAGACCGCCGGCATCAACGTGCTGCGGCCCGAGATCGAGACCGACGAGAACGGCTCCATCACCTCCTTCGCCGTCCGCCAGACCGCCCCGGCGCTGCCGGCCGGCGCCAAGGGCGAGGCCGTCCTGCGCCCGCACCGGATCGCGATCGGCTTCTACGACCTCGACGCGGCCGGCAAGCTGGTCCGCACCGAGCGGGTCGAGCTGGACATCGAGGCGGCCGAGCTGACCTCCGTGCCGCAGCTCGCGGGCAAGACCCGTCCGGCGGTCGTGCTGCTCAACGACGACGACCTGTCGTACGCCAAGGTCCGCCTCGACGAGGTGTCCCTGAAGAACGTCACCGCGCACCTGGGCGACTTCACCGAGTCCCTGCCGCGGGCGCTGTGCTGGGCCTCGGCCTGGGACATGACCCGGGACGGCGAGCTGGCCACCCGCGACTACCTGGCGCTGGTGCTCTCGGGCATCGCCAAGGAGACCGACATCGGCGTGGTCCAGTCGCTGCAGGGCCAGGTCAAGGCGGCCCTCGACCTGTACGCGGCGCCGGAGTGGCGCGCCGAGGGCCTGGCCCGCTGGGGCGCCTTCTCCCAGGAGCAGCTGCGCGCGGCGGCTCCCGGCAGCGACCACCAGCTGGCCTGGGCGCGGGCCTTCGCGGCCACCGCCCGCGAGGACGCCGAGCTCGACGTGCTCGCCGGTCTGCTCTCCGGTGACGTGACGGTCGACGGCCTCGCCGTCGACACCGAGCTGCGCTGGGCGTTCGTGCAGCGGCTCGCGGCGACCGGCCGGTTCGACGAGCCGGAGATCGCGGCGGAGCTGGAGCGCGACCGGACCGCCGCGGGCGAGCGCCACGCGGCGACGGCCCGCGCGGCCCGTCCGACGGAGGCGGCGAAGGCCGAGGCGTGGGCCGCGGTCGTCGAGGGCGACACCCTCGCGAACGCGGTGCAGGAGGCCGTGATCGGCGGCTTCGTGCAGGCCGACCAGCGTGAGCTGATCGCCCCGTACACCGAGAAGTACTTCGCCTCGATCAAGGGCATCTCGGAGACCCGCAGCCACGAGATCGTGCAGCAGATCGTGGTCGGCCTCTACCCGTCGCTCCAGGTCTCGCAGGCCACCCTGGACGCCACGGACGCCTGGATCTCCGCGAACGACCCGGCCCCGGCGCTGCGCCGTATGGTGACCGAGTCCCGCGCGGGCGTCGAGCGCGCGCTGAAGGCGCAGGCGGCGGACGCCGCTGCCGCCTGA
- a CDS encoding aspartate-semialdehyde dehydrogenase — protein sequence MKVGIVGATGQVGTVMRRILAERNFPVDELRLFASARSAGSVLDGVTVEDAATADYTGLDIVLFSAGGATSKALAEKVASQGAVVIDNSSAWRKDPEVPLVVSEVNPHAIKDRPKGIIANPNCTTMAAMPVLKPLHQEAGLVALVATTYQAVSGSGVAGVAELDGQIKAVAEGAAGLTHDGGAVDFPEPGVYKRPIAFNVLPLAGAIVDDGSFETDEEQKLRNESRKILEIPELKVSGTCVRVPVFSGHSLQVNARFERPISVERAYELLKDAEGVELSEIPTPLQAAGKDASFVGRIRVDETVDHGLALFVSNDNLRKGAALNAVQIAELVAAELKG from the coding sequence GTGAAGGTCGGAATCGTCGGAGCCACCGGTCAGGTCGGCACAGTCATGCGCAGGATCCTGGCCGAGCGGAACTTCCCGGTCGACGAGCTGCGCCTCTTCGCCTCCGCCCGCTCCGCCGGCTCCGTCCTGGACGGCGTCACCGTCGAGGACGCCGCCACCGCCGACTACACCGGCCTGGACATCGTGCTCTTCTCCGCGGGCGGCGCCACCTCCAAGGCCCTCGCCGAGAAGGTCGCCTCCCAGGGCGCCGTCGTGATCGACAACTCCTCCGCCTGGCGCAAGGACCCCGAGGTCCCGCTGGTCGTGTCCGAGGTCAACCCGCACGCGATCAAGGACCGCCCCAAGGGCATCATCGCCAACCCGAACTGCACCACGATGGCCGCCATGCCGGTCCTCAAGCCGCTCCACCAGGAGGCCGGCCTGGTCGCCCTGGTCGCCACCACCTACCAGGCCGTGTCCGGCTCCGGTGTGGCCGGCGTCGCCGAGCTCGACGGCCAGATCAAGGCCGTGGCCGAGGGTGCCGCCGGGCTGACCCACGACGGCGGGGCCGTCGACTTCCCCGAGCCGGGCGTCTACAAGCGTCCGATCGCCTTCAACGTGCTGCCGCTGGCCGGCGCGATCGTCGACGACGGCTCCTTCGAGACCGACGAGGAGCAGAAGCTCCGCAACGAGTCCCGCAAGATCCTGGAGATCCCGGAGCTCAAGGTCTCCGGCACCTGCGTGCGCGTCCCGGTCTTCTCCGGCCACTCGCTCCAGGTCAACGCCCGCTTCGAGCGCCCGATCAGCGTCGAGCGCGCCTACGAGCTGCTGAAGGACGCCGAGGGCGTCGAGCTCTCCGAGATCCCCACCCCGCTCCAGGCCGCCGGCAAGGACGCCTCCTTCGTGGGCCGCATCCGCGTCGACGAGACCGTCGACCACGGCCTCGCGCTCTTCGTCTCCAACGACAACCTGCGCAAGGGCGCCGCCCTGAACGCGGTGCAGATCGCGGAGCTGGTCGCGGCCGAGCTCAAGGGCTGA
- a CDS encoding FG-GAP-like repeat-containing protein, giving the protein MRLLQRAMAALALLVTAVLTTAGPAAADLVDPATAPPTRVISYNVCGASPTCRSALDLPTWTAKVKAQTLAWDADALMLQELCFTQWTAVRDALADAGYTAVWGFATKTPNCGAWGGTDNGFGLGVFAKAGAVDRYTANLTTPGTEPRPVLCARGPVDGRPTLVCNVHLDQKITPDNGSAEALAHAETWAAGLPVIFGGDFNAGTEQTYDPMLDPVRNGLPGTGPLIEADENDVDHFTPACAAAHATTCHSGEPTVASGKKFDHVFLTARDFRTVRADALEPEPEGTTALSDHKLLRAAAYPTYRPGDLTGDGRPDLLAVKDDGALRLYPGTGTGAVSGMRQIGTGWAGAAVSHRGDWTGDAREDVLARIGDELWVYPNTVNGELGARIAMGGRPTGWSNGGVLPLAAGDVDGDGLPDVLARSTTGLWLHRGGPAVDGKPTFAPRAAVKVGGAEWAGYDVILPGDVTGDGKADVWGRDRATGEIKRYVSQGAAPLTADPTPPTGGPWTVADRRLVVSPGDVTGDGLPDLWTTRTAGTAENLELLPGTATGLGLPTTIGTGGWQWLTHLS; this is encoded by the coding sequence ATGAGACTTCTCCAGAGAGCGATGGCCGCGCTCGCGCTGCTGGTCACCGCGGTCCTCACGACCGCGGGACCGGCCGCCGCCGACCTCGTCGACCCGGCCACGGCACCGCCGACGCGCGTCATCTCCTACAACGTCTGCGGGGCCTCCCCCACCTGCCGCAGCGCACTGGACCTGCCCACCTGGACCGCCAAGGTCAAGGCGCAGACCCTCGCCTGGGACGCCGACGCCCTGATGCTCCAGGAGCTGTGCTTCACCCAGTGGACGGCGGTGCGCGACGCACTGGCCGACGCCGGCTACACCGCCGTCTGGGGCTTCGCCACGAAGACCCCCAACTGCGGCGCCTGGGGCGGCACCGACAACGGCTTCGGCCTCGGCGTCTTCGCCAAGGCCGGCGCGGTCGACCGCTACACCGCCAACCTGACCACCCCCGGCACCGAGCCCCGCCCGGTCCTCTGCGCCCGCGGCCCGGTCGACGGCCGGCCCACCCTCGTCTGCAACGTCCACCTGGACCAGAAGATCACCCCCGACAACGGCTCCGCCGAGGCCCTCGCCCACGCGGAGACCTGGGCGGCCGGACTCCCGGTGATCTTCGGCGGCGACTTCAACGCCGGTACGGAGCAGACCTACGACCCGATGCTCGACCCGGTCCGCAACGGCCTGCCCGGCACCGGCCCGCTCATCGAGGCCGACGAGAACGACGTCGACCACTTCACCCCGGCCTGCGCGGCGGCCCACGCCACCACCTGCCACTCCGGCGAGCCCACCGTCGCCTCCGGCAAGAAGTTCGACCACGTCTTCCTGACCGCCCGCGACTTCCGCACCGTCCGCGCCGACGCCCTCGAACCCGAACCCGAGGGCACCACCGCGCTCTCCGACCACAAGCTGCTGCGCGCCGCCGCGTACCCGACGTACCGGCCCGGCGACCTCACCGGCGACGGCCGGCCCGACCTCCTCGCGGTCAAGGACGACGGCGCCCTGCGCCTCTACCCCGGCACCGGCACCGGAGCCGTCTCCGGCATGCGCCAGATCGGCACCGGCTGGGCCGGCGCCGCCGTCAGCCACCGCGGCGACTGGACCGGCGACGCCCGCGAGGACGTCCTCGCCCGCATCGGCGACGAGCTGTGGGTCTACCCGAACACCGTCAACGGAGAGCTCGGCGCCCGGATCGCCATGGGCGGCCGCCCCACCGGCTGGTCGAACGGCGGCGTCCTCCCGCTGGCCGCGGGCGACGTGGACGGCGACGGCCTGCCCGACGTGCTCGCCCGCAGCACCACCGGCCTCTGGCTGCACCGCGGCGGCCCGGCCGTCGACGGCAAGCCCACCTTCGCCCCCCGGGCCGCCGTCAAGGTCGGCGGCGCCGAATGGGCCGGCTACGACGTGATCCTGCCCGGCGACGTCACCGGCGACGGCAAGGCGGACGTCTGGGGCCGCGACCGCGCCACCGGCGAGATCAAGCGGTACGTGAGCCAGGGCGCGGCCCCGCTCACCGCCGACCCGACGCCGCCGACCGGCGGCCCCTGGACCGTCGCCGACCGGCGCCTGGTCGTCTCGCCCGGCGACGTCACCGGCGACGGCCTGCCGGACCTGTGGACCACCCGCACCGCGGGCACGGCCGAGAACCTGGAGCTCCTGCCGGGCACCGCGACCGGCCTCGGCCTCCCGACGACGATCGGCACCGGCGGCTGGCAGTGGCTCACGCACCTGAGCTGA
- a CDS encoding S8 family serine peptidase, which translates to MTTPETQSSIPGRSTSGTRRAARIAAAAGLVTALVAAGAAPVLAADDPAAGSNPVKIADPADKLGATDAQRLSEAEASGQANVTVLVATAPGATEQVAGQLDAVPGASVGKQDDELGYVRATLPTAKADAAIKAATKLSSVQSVDLQAEIKQDDPTPDAGTTGAVDGTTVTRTYPAPGKSTPAKNPYNPSYETGAVDFVKEHPKADGRGVTIGILDSGVDLGHPALQKTTTGERKIVDWVTATDPLTESDGTWRAQITPVTGTAFTAGGQSWKAPEGSYQWSRFSESVTAGGDPAGDINRDGDTTDRFGLLYDPVAGTVRVDTDQDGDFTNNEPMKPYKDGNQIGYFGTDNPATEVVEKTPFVVQIRKDVPMDPLGGTWVGKKADFVNVGLVESSHGTHVAGITAANGLFGGRMNGAAPGAKIVSARACTWTGGCTNTALTEGMIDLVANRGVDIVNMSIGGLPLQNDGDNVRARLYTRLIDTYGVQLVISAGNEGPGINTIGDPGLADKVLSVGAAVSQSTWAANYGSAVEKKYAMFPFSSRGPREDGGFTPTITAPGSAVNTIPTWQPGAGVAEAGYALPAGYGMLNGTSMSSPQAAGASALLISAAKQKRIALSPLTLRTALTSTAKRIPGVAAHEQGAGLIDIEDAWESIKDGATAHDYKVEAPVDTAIFPAPHTGTGVYDRQGGLKVGQKKVYDVTITRTNGPDRPIEHELDLKYNDGTFRILGDDEVYLPLNKPVTVKLQARPTTSGVHSVILEADDERTEGVDKQILATSVVSNDLVGPGYGFSATSTTQRNSSKSYFVTVPKGAKTLEVSLSGLKEKSQTRFITQHPYGVALEDNATNQCYPHYNPANTCRPDLRSYANPIPGVWEIIVESRRTSPDLDNPFKLNVSVLGATFDPAVQTVPEAKIGTPAAVQWNVSNEFAALDGRLKGGSLGSQKSEKATIQHHEQQIKTVTIGEGVERLDIAIGNTSDLSADLDLTVKLGDTQVGQSADGDSEESVSLVKPAPGTYTVIIDGYSVQAAGGTSYDYKDVYYSSALGSVKVDESKQVKLANGASAQVAAEVVVNAAAPEGRRFFGEVQLLNARGTAAGTGSVVIGNVVP; encoded by the coding sequence ATGACCACCCCCGAAACGCAGAGCTCCATACCCGGGCGCTCCACCTCCGGGACCAGACGAGCGGCCCGCATCGCGGCCGCCGCCGGCCTCGTGACCGCGCTCGTCGCGGCCGGTGCCGCCCCGGTCCTGGCCGCCGACGACCCGGCGGCCGGCAGCAACCCGGTGAAGATCGCCGATCCCGCCGACAAGCTCGGCGCCACCGACGCCCAGCGCCTCTCCGAGGCCGAGGCCTCCGGCCAGGCCAACGTCACCGTGCTCGTCGCCACCGCCCCCGGCGCCACCGAGCAGGTCGCGGGCCAGCTCGACGCCGTCCCCGGCGCCTCCGTCGGCAAGCAGGACGACGAGCTCGGCTACGTCCGCGCCACCCTGCCGACCGCCAAGGCCGACGCCGCCATCAAGGCCGCCACCAAGCTGTCCTCCGTGCAGTCGGTGGACCTCCAGGCCGAGATCAAGCAGGACGACCCGACCCCGGACGCCGGCACCACGGGCGCGGTCGACGGCACCACCGTCACCAGGACCTACCCGGCCCCGGGCAAGAGCACCCCGGCGAAGAACCCGTACAACCCGTCCTACGAGACCGGTGCGGTGGACTTCGTCAAGGAGCACCCCAAGGCCGACGGCCGCGGCGTGACCATCGGCATCCTCGACTCCGGTGTCGACCTCGGCCACCCGGCCCTGCAGAAGACCACCACCGGCGAGCGCAAGATCGTCGACTGGGTCACCGCCACCGACCCGCTCACCGAGAGCGACGGCACCTGGCGCGCCCAGATCACCCCGGTCACGGGCACCGCGTTCACCGCCGGCGGCCAGAGCTGGAAGGCCCCCGAGGGCTCGTACCAGTGGAGCCGGTTCAGCGAGTCGGTCACCGCGGGCGGCGACCCGGCGGGCGACATCAACCGGGACGGCGACACCACCGACCGCTTCGGTCTGCTGTACGACCCGGTCGCCGGCACCGTGCGCGTGGACACCGACCAGGACGGTGACTTCACCAACAACGAGCCGATGAAGCCGTACAAGGACGGCAACCAGATCGGCTACTTCGGCACGGACAACCCGGCCACCGAGGTCGTCGAGAAGACCCCGTTCGTCGTGCAGATCCGCAAGGACGTGCCGATGGACCCGCTGGGCGGCACGTGGGTCGGCAAGAAGGCCGACTTCGTGAACGTCGGTCTCGTCGAGTCCTCGCACGGCACCCACGTCGCCGGCATCACGGCCGCCAACGGCCTGTTCGGCGGCAGGATGAACGGCGCCGCCCCCGGCGCGAAGATCGTCTCCGCCCGCGCCTGCACCTGGACCGGCGGCTGCACCAACACCGCGCTGACCGAGGGCATGATCGACCTCGTCGCCAACCGCGGCGTCGACATCGTCAACATGTCGATCGGCGGCCTGCCGCTGCAGAACGACGGCGACAACGTGCGCGCCCGCCTCTACACGCGTCTCATCGACACGTACGGCGTGCAGCTGGTCATCTCGGCCGGCAACGAGGGCCCCGGCATCAACACGATCGGCGACCCCGGCCTGGCCGACAAGGTCCTGTCGGTCGGCGCGGCCGTCTCCCAGTCCACCTGGGCGGCCAACTACGGCTCCGCCGTCGAGAAGAAGTACGCCATGTTCCCCTTCTCCTCGCGCGGCCCGCGTGAGGACGGCGGCTTCACCCCGACCATCACCGCCCCCGGCTCGGCCGTGAACACCATCCCGACCTGGCAGCCCGGTGCGGGCGTGGCCGAGGCCGGTTACGCGCTGCCCGCCGGCTACGGCATGCTCAACGGCACCTCGATGTCCTCGCCGCAGGCGGCGGGCGCGAGCGCGCTGCTGATCTCCGCGGCCAAGCAGAAGCGCATCGCGCTCTCCCCGCTCACCCTGCGCACCGCGCTCACCTCGACCGCCAAGCGGATCCCGGGTGTCGCGGCCCACGAGCAGGGCGCCGGCCTCATCGACATCGAGGACGCCTGGGAGTCGATCAAGGACGGCGCGACCGCCCACGACTACAAGGTCGAGGCCCCGGTCGACACCGCGATCTTCCCGGCCCCGCACACCGGCACCGGCGTGTACGACCGCCAGGGCGGCCTCAAGGTCGGCCAGAAGAAGGTCTACGACGTCACCATCACGCGCACGAACGGCCCGGACCGGCCGATCGAGCACGAGCTGGACCTGAAGTACAACGACGGCACCTTCCGCATCCTCGGCGACGACGAGGTCTACCTGCCGCTGAACAAGCCGGTCACCGTCAAGCTCCAGGCCCGTCCGACCACCTCCGGCGTGCACAGCGTCATCCTGGAGGCCGACGACGAGCGCACCGAGGGCGTCGACAAGCAGATCCTCGCCACCTCGGTCGTCTCCAACGACCTGGTCGGCCCGGGCTACGGCTTCTCCGCCACCAGCACGACGCAGCGCAACAGCAGCAAGTCGTACTTCGTCACCGTGCCGAAGGGCGCCAAGACCCTCGAGGTCTCCCTGAGCGGGCTGAAGGAGAAGAGCCAGACCCGGTTCATCACCCAGCACCCGTACGGCGTGGCCCTCGAGGACAACGCGACGAACCAGTGCTACCCGCACTACAACCCGGCGAACACCTGCCGTCCGGACCTGCGCTCCTACGCCAACCCGATCCCGGGCGTGTGGGAGATCATCGTCGAGTCCCGCCGCACCTCGCCGGACCTGGACAACCCGTTCAAGCTGAACGTGTCGGTGCTCGGCGCCACCTTCGACCCGGCCGTCCAGACGGTCCCCGAGGCGAAGATCGGCACCCCGGCCGCCGTGCAGTGGAACGTCTCCAACGAGTTCGCGGCCCTGGACGGACGCCTGAAGGGCGGCTCGCTCGGCTCGCAGAAGTCCGAGAAGGCGACCATCCAGCACCACGAGCAGCAGATCAAGACCGTCACCATCGGTGAGGGCGTCGAGCGCCTCGACATCGCCATCGGCAACACCTCCGACCTGTCGGCCGACCTCGACCTCACGGTCAAGCTGGGCGACACCCAGGTCGGCCAGTCCGCCGACGGCGACTCCGAGGAGTCCGTCAGCCTGGTCAAGCCCGCCCCGGGCACCTACACCGTCATCATCGACGGCTACTCGGTGCAGGCCGCCGGCGGCACCAGCTACGACTACAAGGACGTGTACTACTCGTCCGCGCTCGGCTCCGTGAAGGTCGACGAGTCGAAGCAGGTCAAGCTGGCCAACGGCGCCTCCGCCCAGGTCGCCGCCGAGGTCGTCGTGAACGCCGCGGCCCCCGAGGGCCGCCGGTTCTTCGGCGAGGTCCAGCTGCTCAACGCCCGCGGCACCGCCGCCGGCACCGGCAGCGTCGTGATCGGGAACGTCGTCCCGTAA
- the alc gene encoding allantoicase → MSLDHATAQDPHANDAAPYAGGDPYADYRTGDFPYTELVDLADRRLGAGVVAANDEFFAERENLLVRERAVFDPEHFGHKGKIMDGWETRRRRGADAEHPFPAPEDHDWAIVRLGAPGVIRGIVVDTAHFRGNYPQRVSVQAAAVEGTPGPEELLDATWEELVPPTPVRGHAANGFTVTAERRYTHLRLRQHPDGGIARLRVHGEVVPDPEWLDALGTLDLASVLNGGVYEDASDRFYSSPTQIILPGTSRKMDDGWENRRRRVRGTNDWVRFRLAAQGAVRAVEIDTAYLKGNSAGWIALQGCNGDPSGAGEWFEIIPRTRLQPDTLHRFTLPARAVVTHVRLDAFPDGGVARMRLHGSLTDRGASELRARYARLTG, encoded by the coding sequence ATGAGCCTCGACCACGCCACCGCCCAGGACCCGCACGCCAACGACGCCGCCCCCTACGCGGGCGGCGACCCCTACGCCGACTACCGGACCGGAGACTTCCCGTACACCGAGCTGGTCGACCTCGCCGACCGCCGGCTCGGCGCCGGCGTGGTCGCGGCCAACGACGAGTTCTTCGCCGAGCGGGAGAACCTGCTCGTCCGCGAGCGGGCCGTCTTCGACCCCGAGCACTTCGGCCACAAGGGCAAGATCATGGACGGCTGGGAGACCCGCCGCCGCCGCGGCGCCGACGCCGAGCACCCCTTCCCGGCCCCCGAGGACCACGACTGGGCGATCGTCCGCCTCGGCGCCCCCGGCGTCATCCGCGGCATCGTCGTCGACACCGCCCACTTCCGCGGCAACTACCCGCAGCGGGTGAGCGTCCAGGCCGCCGCCGTCGAGGGCACGCCCGGCCCCGAGGAGCTCCTGGACGCGACCTGGGAGGAGCTCGTCCCGCCCACCCCGGTCCGCGGCCACGCCGCCAACGGCTTCACCGTCACCGCCGAGCGCCGCTACACCCACCTGCGGCTCCGCCAGCACCCCGACGGCGGCATCGCCCGCCTGCGGGTCCACGGCGAGGTCGTCCCCGACCCCGAGTGGCTGGACGCCCTCGGCACCCTCGACCTGGCCTCCGTGCTCAACGGCGGCGTGTACGAGGACGCCTCCGACCGCTTCTACTCCTCGCCGACCCAGATCATCCTGCCCGGCACCTCCCGCAAGATGGACGACGGCTGGGAGAACCGCCGCCGCCGGGTCCGCGGCACCAACGACTGGGTGCGCTTCCGGCTCGCCGCCCAGGGCGCCGTACGGGCGGTCGAGATCGACACCGCCTACCTCAAGGGCAATTCGGCCGGCTGGATCGCCCTCCAGGGCTGCAACGGCGACCCCTCGGGAGCCGGCGAGTGGTTCGAGATCATCCCCCGCACCCGCCTCCAGCCCGACACCCTGCACCGCTTCACGCTCCCCGCCCGGGCCGTCGTCACCCACGTCCGGCTCGACGCCTTCCCCGACGGCGGCGTCGCCCGGATGCGGCTGCACGGCAGCCTCACGGACCGGGGCGCCTCGGAACTCCGGGCCCGCTACGCGCGGCTGACCGGCTGA